Proteins encoded within one genomic window of Brachybacterium avium:
- a CDS encoding Gfo/Idh/MocA family protein, whose product MTSQTPTGPVGVGLIGAGTISSQYLTHLTSFPDLVVHIVGDLVPEAAAARAEEFGIPASGTAQDVLDHPEVEIVVNLTIPTAHAEVSRAIVAAGKHVWTEKPITTDPADAKALLAAAAEAGVRVGGAPDTVLGAGIQTALRTLRDGGVGAPASALTLFQSPGPESWHPNPAFLFQEGAGPLYDIAPYYTTTLVLALGPVASVSAVGSKAREQRTIGSGPKAGEVFDVTVPTQVAALLRFTSGQNATVLLSFDSPHTRTGFVEVYGTEATLAFPDPNVFDGDSALTAYRGEEPTAVPATGATTGRGLGVLEMARALRAGVPHRAQGEIAAHVLDIMVGIETAIAEDSIVQIDSRFTEVEPMPADFDPFAATLATVPAGV is encoded by the coding sequence ATGACCTCTCAGACCCCGACCGGCCCCGTCGGCGTCGGCCTCATCGGCGCCGGCACCATCTCCTCCCAGTACCTCACCCACCTCACCTCCTTCCCGGACCTCGTCGTGCACATCGTCGGCGACCTGGTCCCCGAGGCCGCCGCGGCCCGCGCGGAGGAGTTCGGCATCCCCGCCTCCGGCACCGCCCAGGACGTGCTGGACCACCCCGAGGTGGAGATCGTGGTCAACCTGACCATCCCCACCGCCCATGCCGAGGTCTCCCGAGCGATCGTCGCGGCCGGCAAGCACGTGTGGACCGAGAAGCCGATCACCACCGACCCGGCCGACGCGAAGGCCCTGCTCGCTGCCGCCGCGGAGGCCGGGGTGCGGGTGGGCGGCGCGCCCGACACCGTGCTCGGCGCCGGCATCCAGACCGCACTGCGCACCCTGCGCGACGGCGGGGTCGGCGCCCCGGCCAGCGCCCTGACCCTGTTCCAGTCCCCGGGCCCGGAGTCCTGGCATCCCAATCCCGCGTTCCTGTTCCAGGAGGGCGCCGGCCCGCTGTACGACATCGCCCCCTACTACACGACCACCCTGGTGCTCGCCCTGGGGCCCGTGGCCTCGGTCAGCGCCGTCGGCTCGAAGGCGCGTGAGCAGCGCACCATCGGCTCGGGCCCCAAGGCCGGGGAGGTCTTCGACGTCACCGTGCCCACGCAGGTCGCAGCGCTGCTGCGCTTCACCTCGGGCCAGAACGCGACCGTGCTGCTGAGCTTCGACTCCCCGCACACGCGCACCGGCTTCGTCGAGGTGTACGGCACCGAGGCGACGCTCGCCTTCCCCGATCCCAACGTCTTCGACGGCGACTCGGCCCTGACCGCCTACCGCGGCGAGGAGCCGACCGCAGTGCCCGCCACCGGCGCGACCACCGGCCGCGGCCTGGGCGTGCTGGAGATGGCCCGGGCGCTCCGCGCCGGGGTGCCCCACCGTGCCCAGGGCGAGATCGCCGCGCACGTCCTGGACATCATGGTGGGCATCGAGACCGCGATCGCCGAGGACTCGATCGTCCAGATCGACTCGCGCTTCACCGAGGTCGAACCGATGCCGGCCGACTTCGACCCCTTCGCCGCGACGCTGGCGACGGTGCCTGCCGGGGTCTGA
- a CDS encoding PTS sugar transporter subunit IIA, translating into MSTEPRPSADEPRAPLALTVVLAHLDVSDAEDVLRSLAGRLLDAGAVTVDFPEALQARERTYPTGLPTPIPTAIPHADPQHVVVPGLVLATLARPVPFGEMGAKGSTVQTRLVAMPLLTDAREHLAALQRLMGLLRDEAAVAELLQAEGDDELRELAAVLLAEALPAPERDGAGSSDPGGSGTERAATDTATSDPDVVGCGAADPGAADPGAADGEEPDDDPGAEA; encoded by the coding sequence ATGAGCACAGAACCGCGACCCTCCGCCGACGAGCCCCGCGCGCCCCTGGCGCTGACGGTGGTCCTCGCGCACCTGGACGTCTCCGATGCCGAGGACGTGCTGCGCTCCCTCGCCGGCAGGCTGCTCGACGCCGGCGCTGTCACCGTCGACTTCCCCGAGGCGCTGCAGGCGCGCGAGCGGACCTACCCCACCGGCCTGCCCACCCCGATCCCCACCGCGATCCCGCATGCGGATCCGCAGCACGTGGTGGTCCCGGGACTGGTCCTCGCGACCCTCGCTCGCCCCGTCCCCTTCGGAGAGATGGGAGCGAAGGGGAGCACGGTCCAGACGCGCCTGGTGGCGATGCCGCTGCTGACCGACGCCAGGGAGCACCTCGCCGCACTGCAGCGCCTGATGGGTCTGCTGCGGGACGAGGCCGCCGTCGCGGAGCTGCTGCAGGCAGAGGGGGACGATGAGCTGCGGGAGCTCGCCGCTGTGCTCCTCGCCGAGGCGCTGCCGGCCCCCGAGCGGGATGGGGCCGGCAGCAGCGACCCGGGAGGCAGCGGCACTGAGCGCGCTGCCACCGACACCGCGACCTCCGACCCCGACGTCGTCGGCTGCGGGGCCGCCGATCCCGGCGCCGCTGATCCCGGCGCCGCCGACGGTGAAGAGCCCGACGACGACCCGGGAGCCGAGGCGTGA
- a CDS encoding sugar phosphate isomerase/epimerase family protein, with protein sequence MEISVQMYSVREALATDVQGTVQRLVELELTHAEPYHLLEYRDELVRAREQFPIDFPSAHQSFLGEVDFPAVLEAAQAVGVQYLVDPFWNPEDWTDAEKVRALADTLNQRAVAAAEAGIRVGYHNHHFELASQLGGRSALEVFAEALDPQVVLEVDTYWAAVGGADVPALLGRLGERVQLVHLKDGDLSTDPAAQLPLGTGAMPLAETLQAASGAAYGVIEFDDYAGDMFEGIAASVAHLRSVL encoded by the coding sequence ATGGAGATCTCCGTCCAGATGTACAGCGTGCGCGAAGCGCTCGCGACCGACGTCCAGGGCACCGTGCAGCGCCTGGTCGAACTCGAGCTCACCCACGCCGAGCCGTACCACCTGCTGGAATACCGCGACGAGCTGGTCCGTGCCCGTGAGCAGTTCCCGATCGACTTCCCCAGCGCCCACCAGTCGTTCCTCGGCGAGGTGGACTTCCCAGCCGTGCTCGAGGCCGCCCAAGCCGTCGGCGTGCAGTACCTCGTGGATCCGTTCTGGAACCCGGAGGACTGGACCGACGCCGAGAAGGTCCGCGCCCTGGCCGACACACTGAACCAGCGGGCCGTCGCCGCCGCCGAGGCGGGCATCCGCGTCGGCTACCACAACCACCACTTCGAGCTCGCCTCGCAGCTGGGCGGGCGCTCCGCGCTCGAGGTCTTCGCCGAGGCGCTGGACCCGCAGGTGGTCCTCGAGGTCGACACCTACTGGGCGGCCGTCGGCGGCGCCGATGTGCCCGCACTGCTGGGTCGCCTCGGCGAGCGCGTGCAGCTGGTCCACCTCAAGGACGGCGACCTCTCCACGGATCCCGCCGCCCAGCTCCCCCTCGGCACCGGGGCGATGCCCCTGGCGGAGACGCTGCAGGCCGCCTCCGGCGCCGCCTACGGCGTGATCGAGTTCGACGACTACGCAGGCGACATGTTCGAGGGCATCGCGGCGTCGGTCGCCCACCTGCGCTCCGTCCTCTGA
- a CDS encoding PTS sugar transporter subunit IIA: protein MSEDSAETPGTSILPGAAIVGLEVDDASAALRALSARLREIGAVTGSFEDAVLRREQKQPTGLPTLVPAAIPHTDPEHVITPGIAIAVPKHPVAFGAIGSSGERTIWAELVVMLVLDDAQSQQAALQTLVARLQEPESVRGMLEATDEVDLERHAREWFAG from the coding sequence ATGAGTGAGGACAGCGCCGAGACGCCCGGCACGAGCATCCTGCCCGGGGCGGCGATCGTCGGACTGGAGGTGGACGACGCCTCGGCCGCGCTGCGGGCCCTCTCGGCCCGACTGCGGGAGATCGGCGCGGTCACCGGGTCCTTCGAGGACGCAGTGCTGCGGCGCGAGCAGAAGCAGCCCACCGGCCTGCCCACGCTCGTGCCCGCAGCGATCCCGCACACCGATCCGGAGCATGTGATCACCCCGGGCATCGCGATCGCTGTCCCGAAGCATCCGGTGGCCTTCGGTGCGATCGGCTCCTCCGGGGAGCGCACCATCTGGGCGGAGCTGGTGGTCATGCTGGTGCTCGATGACGCTCAGAGCCAGCAGGCCGCGCTGCAGACCCTGGTGGCTCGGCTGCAGGAGCCCGAGTCCGTGCGCGGGATGCTCGAGGCGACGGATGAGGTCGATCTCGAGCGTCATGCCCGCGAGTGGTTCGCGGGGTGA
- a CDS encoding NUDIX domain-containing protein: protein MKGPRVAVKALIIRNRQVLMNRYVHPTGRELFELPGGGQEHGEDQPAALIRECREEIGAQVEVHQVACLFEFMTERSVRDDSSIAPFHQVNVAYWCGLAEGEEPGEGIDPDRRQAGTAWLPLGRLAEYDIQPPALARWLESDPSDRPLSLGVSRG from the coding sequence GTGAAGGGCCCGCGCGTGGCCGTGAAGGCCCTCATCATCCGCAACCGGCAGGTGCTCATGAACCGGTACGTCCACCCCACCGGCCGAGAGCTGTTCGAGTTGCCCGGCGGCGGCCAGGAGCACGGCGAGGACCAGCCTGCCGCCCTGATCCGCGAGTGCCGGGAGGAGATCGGTGCGCAGGTCGAGGTCCACCAGGTGGCATGCCTGTTCGAGTTCATGACCGAGCGGAGCGTCCGCGATGACTCCTCGATCGCACCCTTCCACCAGGTCAACGTGGCGTACTGGTGCGGTCTGGCCGAGGGGGAGGAGCCGGGGGAGGGCATCGATCCCGACCGCCGGCAGGCCGGCACGGCGTGGTTGCCGCTGGGCCGGCTCGCTGAGTACGACATCCAGCCGCCGGCGCTCGCGCGCTGGCTCGAGTCCGATCCCAGCGACCGCCCGCTCTCCCTCGGCGTGAGCCGGGGATGA
- a CDS encoding sugar-binding transcriptional regulator, whose translation MPAPRDTALVVRAARLYYERGRSQTEVAQELALSRSNVSRILAQARERGIVEVTIHDPDGPPQRDEALEAALRTAFTLREAHVVSAPRTTAMESVARAGAAVLSRRVASVRSIGVSWGETVQSVVAQLETLRPRPTPAVLPLVGGHSALDQFDSGESVLRVLGSRLGATPRTLYAPAVLESSTAAATLRGESSIREVLAAAARVELALVGIGSLGVHSSPHVLELMGLDASERAAFAAQHPVGDVCGRFIDAHGIPLGAPTDQRVLAVTFSELLRIPEVVGVAAGAEKAPGVLGVLRSGAIDTVVLDVDLAREILARA comes from the coding sequence ATGCCCGCCCCTCGTGACACCGCCCTCGTCGTGCGTGCGGCGCGCCTGTACTACGAACGGGGCCGCTCGCAGACGGAGGTGGCGCAGGAGCTGGCACTCTCCCGCTCGAACGTCTCCAGGATCCTCGCCCAGGCCCGGGAGCGGGGCATCGTGGAGGTCACGATCCATGACCCCGACGGGCCCCCGCAGCGCGACGAGGCGCTCGAGGCCGCCCTGCGCACCGCCTTCACCCTGCGCGAGGCGCACGTGGTCTCCGCTCCGCGCACGACGGCGATGGAGTCGGTGGCCCGTGCGGGAGCGGCGGTGCTCAGCCGGCGGGTCGCCTCGGTGCGCAGCATCGGGGTCTCCTGGGGGGAGACGGTCCAGAGCGTCGTCGCACAGCTGGAGACGCTGCGCCCCCGACCGACGCCCGCGGTGCTGCCGCTGGTGGGCGGGCACAGCGCGCTGGACCAGTTCGACTCGGGCGAGTCCGTGCTGCGGGTCCTCGGCTCCCGCCTGGGGGCGACGCCGCGCACGCTCTACGCACCGGCGGTGCTGGAATCGTCCACGGCAGCGGCGACGCTGCGCGGCGAGTCGAGCATCAGGGAGGTGCTGGCCGCGGCGGCTCGCGTGGAGCTGGCGCTGGTGGGCATCGGCTCGCTGGGAGTGCACTCCTCACCGCATGTGCTCGAGCTGATGGGGCTGGACGCCTCCGAGCGCGCCGCGTTCGCCGCGCAGCATCCGGTGGGGGATGTGTGCGGGCGCTTCATCGACGCCCACGGGATACCGCTGGGTGCACCGACGGATCAGCGGGTGCTGGCCGTGACCTTCTCGGAGCTGCTGCGGATCCCGGAGGTGGTGGGGGTCGCGGCCGGAGCGGAGAAGGCGCCGGGCGTGCTCGGGGTGCTGCGCAGCGGCGCGATCGACACCGTGGTGCTCGATGTCGACCTCGCCCGGGAGATCCTCGCGCGCGCCTGA
- a CDS encoding aminotransferase class IV: MTTTSPAAPAPVLLLVPGATGAPADGGAPFHLADATVPQLSVTDLVATRGDGVFETIGAFDGEPVNVGPHLARLSRSAAQIELPAPDQAVLAEAVDAAIAAHQPVAELSVRVMLTRGIEGSGVPTCWIHARVSDDWSPFRAGMRVAVLDRGLSTTVTGTSPWLLPGAKTLSYAVNMAAVREAKRRGAADVLFLSSDGFVLEGPTSTLLVRRGEEFLTTPVSAGVLPGTSVKSLFTWLQQDGVTARDELMTAADVAGSDGAWLLSSTRLAAPITHLDEAELPVDPELTARFQTVLKGQA; this comes from the coding sequence ATGACCACGACCAGCCCCGCAGCCCCCGCTCCGGTCCTCCTCCTCGTCCCCGGTGCCACCGGCGCCCCGGCCGACGGCGGCGCCCCGTTCCACCTGGCCGACGCGACCGTCCCGCAGCTGTCGGTCACCGATCTGGTCGCCACCCGCGGCGACGGCGTCTTCGAGACCATCGGGGCCTTCGACGGGGAGCCCGTCAACGTCGGCCCCCATCTGGCGCGGCTCTCCCGCAGCGCCGCCCAGATCGAGCTGCCCGCGCCCGACCAGGCGGTCCTCGCCGAGGCCGTCGACGCCGCGATCGCAGCCCACCAGCCGGTCGCCGAGCTCAGCGTGCGCGTCATGCTCACCCGCGGCATCGAGGGCTCCGGCGTCCCCACCTGCTGGATCCACGCCCGGGTCTCTGATGACTGGAGCCCGTTCCGGGCCGGCATGCGCGTCGCGGTGCTCGATCGCGGCCTGTCCACCACCGTCACCGGGACCAGCCCCTGGCTGCTGCCCGGAGCGAAGACCCTCAGCTACGCGGTGAACATGGCAGCCGTGCGCGAGGCGAAGCGGCGCGGCGCCGCCGACGTGCTGTTCCTGTCGAGCGACGGCTTCGTGCTCGAGGGGCCGACGTCCACCCTGCTGGTGCGCCGCGGCGAAGAGTTCCTCACCACCCCGGTCAGCGCCGGGGTGCTGCCCGGCACCAGTGTGAAGAGCCTGTTCACGTGGCTGCAGCAGGACGGCGTCACGGCGCGGGACGAGCTGATGACGGCGGCGGACGTGGCCGGCTCCGACGGCGCCTGGCTGCTCTCCTCGACCCGGCTCGCCGCACCGATCACCCATCTCGACGAGGCGGAGCTGCCGGTGGACCCCGAGCTCACCGCCCGCTTCCAGACGGTCCTCAAGGGCCAGGCCTGA
- a CDS encoding aldo/keto reductase, with protein sequence MTTSPRLPFRDGHSIPQLGYGVWQVENDVAAEVVVAALEAGYRHVDTARGYNNEAGVGQALRTAGLPRDDVFVTSKVPNQDQGYDATHASFDATMADLGLDELDLYLIHWPAPSAGLSVGTWKALIELQKQGRIRSIGTSNFRMEDLIELESKTGVVPVLNQIELHPYFNQPELRRFHAAKGIVTESWSPLGQNGGELEDPVITQIADAHDVSPAQVMIGWNLALGNVVIPKSVTPERIVANFASLELTLTEDEVARISALHKGEDGRRGLHPAEFAGHQGA encoded by the coding sequence ATGACCACCTCGCCCCGCCTCCCCTTCCGTGACGGCCACTCGATCCCGCAGCTCGGCTACGGGGTCTGGCAGGTCGAGAACGACGTCGCCGCCGAGGTGGTGGTCGCGGCGCTCGAGGCCGGCTACCGCCACGTCGACACCGCCCGCGGCTACAACAACGAGGCCGGCGTGGGCCAGGCGCTGCGCACCGCGGGCCTGCCGCGCGACGACGTCTTCGTGACCTCCAAGGTCCCCAACCAGGACCAGGGCTACGACGCGACCCACGCCTCCTTCGACGCCACCATGGCCGATCTCGGCCTCGACGAGCTCGACCTCTACCTGATCCACTGGCCCGCCCCGTCGGCCGGGCTGTCGGTCGGGACCTGGAAGGCCCTCATCGAGCTGCAGAAGCAGGGCCGCATCCGCTCGATCGGCACCTCGAACTTCCGCATGGAGGACCTCATCGAGCTCGAGTCCAAGACCGGCGTGGTGCCGGTGCTGAACCAGATCGAGCTGCATCCGTACTTCAACCAGCCCGAGCTGCGTCGCTTCCATGCGGCCAAGGGGATCGTCACCGAGTCCTGGTCGCCGTTGGGGCAGAACGGCGGGGAGCTCGAGGATCCCGTCATCACGCAGATCGCCGATGCCCACGACGTCAGCCCGGCCCAGGTGATGATCGGCTGGAACCTCGCGCTCGGCAACGTGGTGATCCCCAAGTCCGTCACGCCCGAGCGGATCGTGGCGAACTTCGCCTCCCTCGAGCTGACCCTCACCGAGGACGAGGTCGCCCGGATCAGCGCCCTGCACAAGGGTGAGGACGGCCGCCGCGGCCTGCATCCGGCCGAGTTCGCCGGGCACCAGGGCGCCTGA